From the Longimicrobium sp. genome, one window contains:
- the gyrB gene encoding DNA topoisomerase (ATP-hydrolyzing) subunit B: MASSSAAHEYNAGQIQVLKGLEAVRKRPGMYIGSTSARGLHHLVYEVVDNSIDEAMAGHARRVDVTIHADDSITVVDDGRGIPVDIHPTEKVPAVELALTVLHAGGKFDNEGEGSYKVSGGLHGVGVSVVNALSEWLKVAVRRDGQVHEMAFARGDKTRELTVTGKTKERGTTVSFKPDPQIFEETTYSFDTLSNRLRELAFLNRGVHITLTDERPTLEGGEVRRDEYHYEGGLREFVEHLRGTRKPLHPEVVYIEATRSEAEIEIAFQYDDGYNENTFTFVNNINTHEGGTHLTGFKSALTRTINDYARRVGLFKKGGVEGLSGDDVREGLTCVISVKVREPQFEGQTKTKLGNSEVKGAVESTVNEKFSEYLEEHPGVGRAIIEKAISAARAREAARKARDLTRKKSALETGVLPGKLADCSSNNPEIGELYIVEGDSAGGSAKQGRKREFQAILPLKGKILNVEKARFDKILSNDEIRAIITAIGTGIGEDEFSLENARYHKIIIMTDADVDGSHIRTLLLTFFFRQMRQLLDAGFVYIAQPPLYLVKKGKQEHYAYSDGERDEILARLRGNGDGGGSERGVHVQRYKGLGEMNPDQLWKTTMDPDTRTLLQVSMEDAAEAAQIFETLMGEEVEPRRLFIEQNAKYVKNLDV; the protein is encoded by the coding sequence ATGGCTTCCAGCTCCGCAGCCCACGAGTACAACGCCGGCCAGATCCAGGTCCTGAAGGGGCTGGAGGCGGTCCGCAAGCGCCCGGGGATGTACATCGGGTCCACCAGCGCGCGCGGCCTGCACCACCTGGTGTACGAGGTGGTCGACAACTCGATCGACGAGGCGATGGCCGGCCACGCCCGGCGCGTGGACGTGACCATCCACGCCGACGACTCGATCACCGTGGTCGACGACGGCCGCGGCATCCCGGTGGACATCCATCCCACCGAGAAGGTGCCGGCGGTGGAGCTGGCGCTCACCGTGCTGCACGCCGGCGGCAAGTTCGACAACGAGGGCGAGGGCTCGTACAAGGTGTCGGGCGGCCTGCACGGCGTGGGCGTGTCGGTGGTGAACGCGCTGTCGGAGTGGCTGAAGGTGGCCGTGCGGCGCGACGGCCAGGTGCACGAGATGGCCTTCGCACGCGGCGACAAGACGCGGGAGCTCACCGTCACCGGGAAGACGAAGGAGCGCGGCACCACCGTCTCCTTCAAGCCCGACCCGCAGATCTTCGAGGAGACCACCTACTCCTTCGACACGCTGTCGAACCGGCTGCGCGAGCTGGCCTTCCTGAACCGCGGCGTGCACATCACGCTCACCGACGAGCGGCCCACGCTCGAGGGCGGCGAGGTGCGGCGCGACGAGTACCACTACGAGGGCGGCCTGCGCGAGTTCGTGGAGCACCTGCGCGGCACCCGCAAGCCGCTGCACCCCGAGGTGGTGTACATCGAGGCCACCCGCTCCGAGGCCGAGATCGAGATCGCCTTCCAGTACGACGACGGCTACAACGAGAACACGTTCACCTTCGTCAACAACATCAACACGCACGAAGGCGGCACGCACCTCACCGGCTTCAAGAGCGCGCTGACGCGCACCATCAACGACTACGCGCGCCGCGTGGGGCTGTTCAAGAAGGGCGGCGTGGAGGGGCTCTCGGGCGACGACGTGCGCGAGGGGCTGACCTGCGTGATCAGCGTGAAGGTGCGCGAGCCGCAGTTCGAGGGGCAGACCAAGACCAAGCTGGGCAACAGCGAGGTCAAGGGCGCGGTGGAGAGCACCGTCAACGAGAAGTTCAGCGAGTACCTCGAGGAGCACCCGGGCGTCGGCCGCGCCATCATCGAGAAGGCCATCAGCGCCGCCCGCGCGCGCGAGGCCGCCCGCAAGGCGCGCGACCTCACGCGCAAGAAGAGCGCGCTGGAGACGGGGGTGCTTCCCGGCAAGCTGGCCGACTGCTCGAGCAACAACCCCGAGATCGGCGAGCTGTACATCGTCGAGGGCGACTCGGCCGGCGGCAGCGCCAAGCAGGGGCGCAAGCGCGAGTTCCAGGCGATCCTCCCGCTGAAGGGGAAGATCCTGAACGTGGAGAAGGCGCGCTTCGACAAGATCCTGTCGAACGACGAGATCCGCGCCATCATCACCGCCATCGGCACGGGGATCGGCGAGGACGAGTTCAGCCTCGAGAACGCGCGCTACCACAAGATCATCATCATGACCGACGCGGACGTGGACGGCAGCCACATCCGCACGCTCCTGCTGACCTTCTTCTTCCGGCAGATGCGGCAGCTGCTGGACGCGGGCTTCGTCTACATCGCCCAGCCGCCGCTGTACCTGGTGAAGAAGGGGAAGCAGGAGCACTACGCCTACAGCGACGGCGAGCGCGACGAGATCCTGGCGCGCCTGCGCGGCAACGGCGATGGCGGCGGCAGCGAGCGCGGCGTGCACGTGCAGCGCTACAAGGGCCTGGGGGAGATGAACCCCGACCAGCTCTGGAAGACCACGATGGACCCGGACACGCGCACGCTGCTGCAGGTGTCGATGGAAGACGCCGCCGAGGCCGCGCAGATCTTCGAGACGCTGATGGGCGAGGAGGTGGAGCCCCGCCGCCTGTTCATCGAGCAGAACGCCAAGTACGTCAAGAACCTGGACGTCTGA
- a CDS encoding putative glycoside hydrolase: protein MKTHPIIRAAAAAALVLASACGRDAPARTDGTAGGDTTSAAAKDSAAATASPASPGSNAQGDVRDNAPAQIRGLYINAYAAGSRTRLPQLLKIADETEINAFVVDVKDEKGIRYNTAIDLAKQLAQPGEVTIRDLKTLVDTLHAHHIYVMARIVVFKDPILSKARPDWSVKAPGGGLWHDKKANTWVSPWDPNVWNYNIQIAEEAARAGVDAIQFDYVRFAEPYRSLPAQVHPLAKGDRSDAIAAFLNEAKRRLHPLGVMVQADVFGLVPNDPGDVDIGQQWETVASTADHVNPMMYPSHYLPTHLPGVPKPDLMPYQTIFKSAGMARIRNDRLREVGVTPARVNVWLQAFNATWLGRNHQDYGPQQLREQKQGVYDVGFDDWILWSPGSHYEQVAAGLERETVSRRKPQYAPPSEVLAAVNLFDRQGVRAARDKAAQQARGRIGDPAAAQAARQGRPEPNAPPTRVTPGQNAPAEAAPKGTGGTR, encoded by the coding sequence ATGAAGACCCACCCCATCATCCGCGCCGCGGCGGCCGCGGCGCTCGTGCTCGCCTCCGCCTGCGGCAGGGACGCACCCGCGCGCACCGACGGCACCGCGGGCGGCGACACCACGTCCGCGGCGGCGAAGGACTCGGCCGCCGCCACCGCCTCGCCCGCGTCGCCCGGGAGCAACGCCCAGGGCGACGTGCGCGACAACGCGCCGGCGCAGATCCGCGGGCTGTACATCAACGCCTACGCGGCCGGCTCGCGCACCCGCCTGCCGCAGCTGCTGAAGATCGCCGACGAGACCGAGATCAACGCCTTCGTGGTCGACGTCAAGGACGAGAAGGGGATCCGCTACAACACCGCCATCGACCTGGCGAAGCAGCTGGCGCAGCCCGGCGAGGTCACCATCCGCGACCTGAAGACGCTGGTGGACACGCTGCACGCGCACCACATCTACGTGATGGCGCGCATCGTGGTCTTCAAGGATCCCATCCTCAGCAAGGCCCGGCCGGACTGGAGCGTGAAGGCGCCCGGCGGCGGGCTGTGGCACGACAAGAAGGCGAACACCTGGGTCAGCCCGTGGGACCCCAACGTCTGGAACTACAACATCCAGATCGCCGAGGAGGCGGCGCGCGCGGGGGTCGACGCCATCCAGTTCGACTACGTGCGCTTCGCCGAGCCGTACCGGAGCCTGCCGGCGCAGGTGCACCCGCTGGCCAAGGGCGACCGCAGCGACGCCATCGCCGCCTTCCTGAACGAGGCCAAGCGACGGCTCCACCCGCTGGGCGTGATGGTGCAGGCCGACGTCTTCGGCCTCGTCCCTAACGACCCGGGCGACGTGGACATCGGGCAGCAGTGGGAGACGGTGGCCAGCACGGCCGACCACGTGAACCCGATGATGTACCCGTCGCACTATCTCCCGACGCACCTGCCGGGCGTGCCGAAGCCGGACCTGATGCCGTACCAGACCATCTTCAAGTCGGCGGGGATGGCGCGGATCCGCAACGACCGGCTGCGCGAGGTGGGGGTGACGCCGGCGCGGGTGAACGTGTGGCTGCAGGCGTTCAACGCCACCTGGCTGGGGCGCAACCACCAGGACTACGGCCCGCAGCAGCTGCGCGAGCAGAAGCAGGGGGTGTACGACGTGGGCTTCGACGACTGGATCCTGTGGAGCCCGGGGTCGCACTACGAGCAGGTGGCCGCCGGGCTGGAGCGCGAGACCGTCTCCCGCCGCAAGCCGCAGTACGCGCCGCCGTCCGAGGTGCTGGCGGCGGTGAACCTGTTCGACCGGCAGGGCGTGCGCGCCGCGCGCGACAAGGCGGCGCAGCAGGCGCGCGGCCGCATCGGCGATCCGGCGGCGGCGCAGGCGGCGCGGCAGGGCCGCCCCGAGCCCAACGCGCCGCCCACGCGCGTCACCCCCGGCCAGAACGCCCCCGCCGAGGCTGCGCCGAAGGGCACTGGCGGAACGCGGTGA
- a CDS encoding PH domain-containing protein: MFDPIKAWVLRLLRVPAEPQVPAGGRLVRVFRAGSAYYRYRLVLWGIKQFGALAGLVGSLLFAGFLSGEIGHPVASLLLRAAEVLAWAAFLAQLPFGLAVLRLDWEMRWYILSDRSLRIREGVVGVREKTITFANIQNISIRQNPLQRLLGLADVQVTTAGGGAAGAHGSHGGLGESMHEAYFRGVDNAEEIRTVIAERVRLHRDAGLGDPDEPHPLVPPAAGETPAAPDVLAAALELRDEIRGLRRALAPARAPG; the protein is encoded by the coding sequence ATGTTTGACCCGATCAAGGCGTGGGTGCTGCGGCTGCTGCGCGTTCCGGCCGAGCCGCAGGTGCCCGCGGGCGGCCGCCTGGTGCGCGTGTTCCGCGCCGGGAGCGCGTACTATCGCTATCGCCTGGTGCTGTGGGGGATCAAGCAGTTCGGGGCGCTCGCGGGGCTGGTGGGAAGCCTGCTCTTCGCCGGCTTCCTGAGCGGCGAGATCGGCCACCCGGTGGCGTCGCTGCTCCTGCGCGCGGCCGAGGTGCTGGCGTGGGCCGCCTTCCTGGCGCAGCTCCCCTTCGGCCTCGCGGTGCTCCGGCTCGACTGGGAGATGCGCTGGTACATCCTTTCCGACCGCAGCCTGCGGATCCGCGAGGGCGTCGTGGGCGTCCGCGAGAAGACGATTACCTTCGCGAATATCCAGAACATCTCCATCCGGCAGAACCCGCTGCAGCGGCTGCTGGGGCTGGCCGACGTGCAGGTGACCACCGCCGGCGGCGGCGCGGCCGGCGCGCACGGCTCGCACGGCGGGCTGGGCGAGTCGATGCACGAGGCCTACTTCCGCGGCGTGGACAACGCCGAGGAGATCCGCACGGTGATCGCCGAGCGCGTGCGCCTGCACCGCGACGCGGGGCTGGGCGACCCCGACGAGCCGCACCCGCTGGTCCCGCCGGCCGCGGGGGAAACGCCGGCGGCCCCGGACGTGCTCGCGGCGGCGCTGGAGCTTCGCGACGAGATCCGCGGCCTCCGCCGCGCCCTGGCTCCCGCGCGCGCCCCGGGCTGA
- a CDS encoding peroxidase-related enzyme (This protein belongs to a clade of uncharacterized proteins related to peroxidases such as the alkylhydroperoxidase AhpD.): protein MPWIRMVDPEAADDELRVVYNRITGDRGKLSTIMQVQSLSPRALTAHMDLYMATMFGPGGITRPERELVAVVVSATNRCRYCVSHHAAALQAYWKDEGRVAQVGEDWRAIEGLSARERAMLDYAEALTREPSTVGRARIEAMRQAGLSDDDVLAVNLIVAYYNFVNRIAEGLGVEVEPEEVGGYNY from the coding sequence ATGCCCTGGATCCGGATGGTCGACCCCGAGGCCGCCGACGACGAGCTGCGCGTCGTATACAATCGCATCACCGGCGACCGCGGCAAGCTGTCGACCATCATGCAGGTGCAGAGCCTCAGCCCGCGCGCGCTGACGGCGCACATGGACCTGTACATGGCCACCATGTTCGGCCCCGGCGGCATCACCCGGCCCGAGCGCGAGCTGGTGGCGGTGGTGGTGTCGGCCACCAACCGCTGCCGCTACTGCGTCAGCCACCACGCCGCGGCGCTGCAGGCGTACTGGAAGGACGAGGGGCGGGTGGCGCAGGTGGGCGAGGATTGGCGCGCCATCGAGGGGCTGTCGGCGCGCGAGCGCGCGATGCTGGACTACGCCGAGGCGCTCACCCGCGAGCCCTCCACCGTGGGGCGCGCGCGGATCGAGGCCATGCGCCAGGCCGGCCTGTCGGACGACGACGTGCTGGCGGTGAACCTGATCGTGGCGTACTACAACTTCGTCAACCGCATCGCCGAGGGGCTGGGCGTCGAGGTCGAGCCCGAAGAGGTCGGCGGGTACAACTACTAG
- a CDS encoding DUF721 domain-containing protein: MSRTRRADAAPQPVGDLVARFLDRSGLAARVEAATVLTDWPQRVGPQIAAVTQPTGLSDDTLFVSVATSAWMMELNLMKGELIKRVNTGRKEGRIRHIVFVMAG, from the coding sequence GTGAGCCGTACCCGCAGAGCCGACGCCGCACCGCAGCCCGTAGGCGACCTGGTCGCGCGCTTCCTGGACCGGTCGGGGCTGGCCGCCCGCGTCGAGGCGGCCACCGTGCTCACCGACTGGCCGCAGCGCGTGGGGCCGCAGATCGCCGCCGTCACGCAGCCCACGGGGCTGTCGGACGACACGCTGTTCGTCTCCGTGGCCACCAGCGCGTGGATGATGGAGCTGAACCTGATGAAGGGCGAGCTGATCAAGCGCGTGAACACGGGGCGGAAGGAAGGGCGGATCCGCCACATCGTGTTCGTGATGGCGGGGTGA
- a CDS encoding PH domain-containing protein — protein sequence MSTSTLAPPEAPSGTALSAAGAAAFPRLPVTLAPARSLFTYYALSSLLAGPFFFVPMLVLYFRYHTLRYEVEEEGITMRWGILFRREVSLTYARIQDIHLVSNLVERWLGLARVQVQTASGSASAEMTIEGVPQFEAVRDFLYERMRGSRDRTSVTAGAPSGTVPGMDQLTEVLREIAAEVRSLRTALPAPRETEARDV from the coding sequence ATGAGCACATCCACCCTCGCACCCCCGGAAGCGCCGTCCGGCACCGCGCTGTCCGCCGCCGGCGCGGCGGCGTTTCCCCGCCTCCCGGTCACGCTCGCGCCGGCGCGCAGCCTGTTCACCTACTACGCGCTGTCGTCGCTGCTGGCGGGGCCGTTCTTCTTCGTTCCCATGCTGGTGCTGTATTTCCGCTATCACACCCTGCGGTACGAGGTCGAGGAAGAAGGGATCACCATGCGCTGGGGGATCCTGTTCCGGCGCGAGGTGTCGCTCACCTACGCGCGCATCCAGGACATCCACCTGGTCAGCAACCTGGTGGAGCGCTGGCTGGGGCTGGCGCGGGTGCAGGTGCAGACGGCCAGCGGAAGCGCCAGCGCCGAGATGACCATCGAAGGGGTCCCGCAGTTCGAAGCCGTGCGCGACTTCCTCTACGAGCGGATGCGCGGCTCCCGCGATCGGACCTCCGTCACGGCGGGCGCCCCCTCCGGTACGGTGCCGGGGATGGATCAGCTCACCGAGGTGCTGCGCGAGATCGCGGCCGAGGTTCGGTCGCTGCGGACCGCGCTCCCGGCCCCGCGAGAGACGGAGGCGCGCGATGTTTGA
- a CDS encoding FKBP-type peptidyl-prolyl cis-trans isomerase — protein MADEAMTTTPSGLQYRDDVPGTGAEAKSGDHVVVHYTGTLMDGSKFDSSRDRGQPFHFPLGAGRVIRGWDEGVAGMKVGGRRTLVIPPELGYGSRPVGPIPPNSTLQFDVELLDVHGAH, from the coding sequence GTGGCCGACGAAGCGATGACGACGACCCCGTCCGGGCTGCAGTACCGCGACGACGTGCCCGGCACCGGCGCCGAGGCGAAGAGCGGCGACCACGTGGTGGTGCACTACACCGGCACGCTGATGGACGGCAGCAAGTTCGACAGCAGCCGCGACCGCGGGCAGCCCTTCCACTTCCCGCTGGGCGCCGGCCGCGTCATCCGCGGGTGGGACGAGGGCGTGGCGGGGATGAAGGTGGGCGGGCGCAGGACGCTGGTGATCCCGCCCGAGCTAGGCTACGGCTCGCGTCCGGTGGGGCCGATCCCGCCGAACTCCACGCTGCAGTTCGACGTGGAACTGCTGGACGTGCACGGCGCCCACTGA
- a CDS encoding winged helix DNA-binding domain-containing protein, translated as MSSSKTKADSGRNHRGSGKVLGRRALNRALLVRQMLLERVTLPVLHAIEQLVGMQGQMTNPPYIGLWSRLQGFEADDLSRLILERAVVRIALMRSTIHLVTARDCLALRPVMQPALVRSFGGNWGKRLPGIDFAEVAAAGRAAAEETPRTFDEIGRVLAERWPDRDPAALGYAVRAYVPLVQVPPRGVWGRGGAARHTTAEAWLGRPMSEDASPDAAVMRYLAAFGPASIADAQTWSGLTGLRACFDRLRPRLRTFRDEHGRELFDLPHAPLPDPDFPAPPRFLGDYDNVYLSHAERSRIVADEHRKRLFAVNRVLPCFLIDGFVAGAWEIRREGGAATLHVHPFLPLAPPDRRAVEEEGARLLAFVAADADARDVLIAKPA; from the coding sequence ATGTCATCCTCGAAGACGAAGGCTGATTCCGGTCGGAATCACCGCGGGTCCGGCAAGGTGCTGGGGCGGCGGGCGCTGAACCGCGCGCTGCTCGTGCGGCAGATGCTGCTGGAGCGCGTCACCCTCCCCGTCCTCCACGCCATCGAGCAGCTGGTGGGGATGCAGGGGCAGATGACGAACCCGCCGTACATCGGCCTGTGGTCGCGGCTGCAGGGATTCGAGGCGGACGACCTGTCGCGGCTGATCCTGGAGCGCGCCGTGGTCCGCATCGCGCTGATGCGCTCGACCATCCACCTGGTGACGGCGCGCGACTGCCTGGCGCTGCGGCCGGTGATGCAGCCCGCGCTCGTCCGCAGCTTCGGCGGCAACTGGGGCAAGCGCCTGCCGGGGATCGACTTCGCCGAGGTGGCCGCCGCCGGCCGCGCGGCCGCGGAGGAGACGCCGCGCACGTTCGACGAGATCGGCAGGGTGCTGGCCGAGCGCTGGCCGGACCGCGATCCCGCCGCGCTGGGCTACGCGGTGCGCGCCTATGTCCCGCTCGTGCAGGTGCCGCCGCGCGGCGTGTGGGGCCGCGGCGGCGCGGCGCGCCACACCACCGCCGAGGCGTGGCTCGGCCGCCCGATGTCGGAGGATGCCTCTCCCGACGCTGCGGTGATGCGGTACCTGGCCGCGTTCGGCCCCGCGTCCATCGCCGACGCGCAGACCTGGTCGGGACTGACGGGGCTGCGAGCGTGCTTCGATCGTCTCCGGCCACGGCTGCGCACCTTCCGCGACGAGCACGGCCGCGAGCTGTTCGATCTCCCCCACGCGCCGCTGCCGGACCCCGACTTCCCCGCGCCGCCGCGCTTCCTGGGTGACTACGACAACGTCTACCTCTCGCACGCCGAGCGCTCGCGCATCGTGGCGGACGAGCACCGCAAGCGGCTGTTCGCGGTGAACCGGGTGCTCCCCTGCTTCCTGATCGACGGCTTCGTCGCCGGCGCGTGGGAGATCCGCCGCGAGGGCGGCGCGGCGACGCTGCACGTCCACCCGTTCCTGCCCCTCGCCCCACCCGACCGCCGCGCGGTGGAGGAGGAGGGCGCGCGGCTCCTCGCCTTCGTCGCGGCGGACGCGGACGCGCGCGACGTCCTCATCGCCAAGCCGGCGTAG
- a CDS encoding NYN domain-containing protein, whose product MGQTAIFVDGGYFDRVSRDCGSPRIDFGKLATELSRPDDLLRTYYYHCLPYMSPVPTPEEEERYAGKQRFFSALNRLNRFEVREGKLEYRGTDRESNRPIFEQKRVDIYLGVDLVMLATKQRIHRAILITGDSDFLPAIRAAKNEGVLIHLYHGTGPQQPHRDLWEEADDRTVITPDLLNTFLLTERPQQQEREGGFERGERSFSGGERPERPVRTQRPIYTSPSSFARESYPSGRGWPEGLPVVDEDEEA is encoded by the coding sequence ATGGGTCAGACCGCGATCTTCGTGGACGGCGGATACTTCGACCGCGTGTCGCGCGACTGCGGGTCGCCGCGCATCGACTTCGGCAAGCTCGCCACCGAGCTGTCGCGCCCCGACGACCTGCTGCGCACCTACTACTACCACTGCCTCCCCTACATGAGCCCGGTGCCCACACCGGAAGAGGAGGAGCGGTACGCGGGGAAGCAGCGGTTCTTCAGCGCGCTCAACCGGCTGAACCGCTTCGAGGTGCGCGAGGGGAAGCTGGAGTACCGCGGCACCGACCGCGAGAGCAACCGCCCGATCTTCGAGCAGAAGCGGGTGGACATCTACCTGGGCGTGGATCTCGTCATGCTGGCCACCAAGCAGCGGATCCACCGGGCCATCCTGATCACCGGCGACAGCGACTTCCTGCCGGCGATCCGCGCGGCCAAGAACGAGGGCGTGCTCATCCATCTCTACCACGGCACGGGGCCGCAGCAGCCGCACCGCGACCTGTGGGAAGAGGCGGACGACCGCACCGTCATCACCCCCGACCTGCTGAACACCTTCCTGCTCACGGAGCGTCCGCAGCAGCAGGAGCGCGAGGGCGGGTTCGAGCGCGGCGAGCGCAGCTTCAGCGGCGGAGAGCGCCCCGAGCGGCCGGTGCGCACGCAGCGCCCCATCTACACCAGCCCGTCGAGCTTCGCCCGCGAGTCGTATCCCAGCGGCCGCGGCTGGCCCGAGGGGCTGCCCGTGGTGGACGAGGACGAGGAGGCGTAA
- a CDS encoding M1 family metallopeptidase encodes MRKTMMLCALATAACSPATRPAEPAPATVVMDSAQRWNLRPVPMSDAYRRGLRAGTRSATGEPGARYWQQSVSYRIRAELDPRTTELRGSERIVYRNRSPDTLATVVLNLYQNIYTENAARNRRAPNTGGVALDRVAVQGTALRERPAAATVSVTSASPAGYEVAGTIARLDLPRRLAPGDSAVLEIDWHQKVPPAPTFRTAWEDALGARAFVVGQWYPQVAVYDDLRGWDATPYLGDGEFYLEYGDFDVDLTLPAGWIVGATGTLANAAEVLSPQTRERLARAAASDSVVHVVTAADLAPGAALARGGGGRLTWRFTARNVRDFAFAASDRYLWDAVRATVPDSAGGERAVTVSALYRPGAQGWEQAWRYGRHAISFFSRLVVPYPYPQATMAEGPIGGMEYPMLVFIPRPSEAADLQSVIAHELGHEWFPMLVGSDEASYAWMDEGITSYHEDRAAESFFPGTQVTGVNAYLRVAGHDAEVPLMRHTDLVTPYGARTVAAYSKPAAVLVALRTVLGDSTFNLALREYARAWSYRHPQSWDFFDTVERVAGRDLDWFWYPWFFETGVLDQAIESVRPVSGGVEVVIRDRGDNPMPVYVAATSGEGMVTEQEAPVEEWLAGGGRRTMTVLLPTSGAVTRVEIDPRRRFPDADRANNVWTPPAAP; translated from the coding sequence TTGAGGAAGACGATGATGCTCTGCGCGCTGGCCACCGCCGCGTGCTCTCCGGCGACGCGCCCTGCCGAGCCGGCGCCCGCAACGGTAGTGATGGATTCGGCGCAGCGATGGAATCTCCGCCCGGTGCCGATGAGCGACGCGTACCGGCGCGGGCTGCGTGCGGGCACGCGCTCCGCGACGGGCGAGCCCGGCGCGCGCTACTGGCAGCAGTCCGTCTCGTACCGCATCCGCGCGGAGCTGGACCCGCGGACGACGGAGCTGCGCGGGTCGGAGCGCATCGTCTACCGCAACCGCTCGCCCGACACGCTGGCCACCGTCGTCCTCAACCTCTACCAGAACATCTACACCGAGAACGCGGCCCGGAACCGCCGCGCGCCCAACACCGGCGGCGTGGCCCTCGACCGCGTCGCCGTGCAGGGGACCGCGCTCCGCGAGCGCCCCGCCGCGGCGACCGTTTCCGTGACATCCGCGTCGCCCGCCGGTTACGAGGTGGCGGGAACGATCGCGCGCCTCGACCTCCCGCGCCGCCTGGCGCCGGGAGACAGCGCGGTGCTTGAGATCGACTGGCACCAGAAGGTGCCGCCCGCGCCCACCTTCCGCACCGCGTGGGAGGACGCGCTCGGCGCCCGCGCGTTCGTGGTCGGCCAGTGGTATCCGCAGGTCGCCGTCTACGACGACCTGCGGGGATGGGACGCCACGCCATACCTGGGCGACGGCGAGTTCTACCTGGAGTACGGCGACTTCGACGTCGACCTCACCCTTCCCGCCGGGTGGATCGTGGGCGCCACCGGCACGCTGGCCAACGCCGCCGAGGTGCTGTCGCCGCAGACGCGCGAGCGCCTGGCCCGCGCGGCGGCGAGCGACAGCGTGGTCCACGTCGTCACCGCGGCGGACCTCGCGCCGGGGGCGGCGCTGGCGCGCGGCGGCGGCGGACGGCTGACATGGCGCTTCACCGCGCGCAACGTACGCGATTTCGCCTTCGCGGCGAGCGACCGCTACCTGTGGGACGCGGTCCGCGCGACCGTCCCCGACTCCGCCGGCGGCGAGCGCGCGGTCACCGTCAGCGCGCTGTATCGCCCGGGCGCGCAGGGGTGGGAGCAGGCGTGGAGATACGGCCGGCACGCCATCTCCTTCTTCAGCCGTCTCGTCGTCCCCTATCCCTATCCGCAGGCCACCATGGCGGAGGGGCCGATCGGGGGGATGGAGTACCCCATGCTGGTCTTCATCCCCCGTCCTTCGGAAGCGGCGGACCTGCAGTCGGTGATCGCGCACGAGCTGGGGCACGAGTGGTTCCCCATGCTGGTGGGCTCGGACGAGGCGTCGTACGCGTGGATGGACGAAGGGATCACCAGCTACCACGAGGACCGCGCGGCGGAGAGCTTCTTCCCCGGCACGCAGGTCACCGGCGTCAACGCGTACCTGCGCGTGGCCGGGCACGACGCCGAGGTGCCGCTGATGCGCCATACCGACCTGGTGACGCCGTACGGCGCGCGCACCGTGGCCGCGTACAGCAAGCCCGCCGCCGTGCTCGTCGCGCTGCGCACGGTGCTGGGGGACAGCACGTTCAACCTCGCGCTGCGCGAGTACGCCCGCGCCTGGTCGTACCGCCACCCCCAGTCGTGGGACTTCTTCGACACGGTGGAGCGCGTGGCCGGGCGCGACCTGGACTGGTTCTGGTATCCCTGGTTCTTCGAGACGGGCGTGCTGGACCAGGCGATCGAGTCCGTGCGTCCGGTCAGCGGCGGCGTGGAGGTGGTGATCCGCGACCGCGGCGACAATCCCATGCCCGTCTACGTCGCCGCGACCTCGGGCGAGGGGATGGTGACGGAGCAGGAGGCGCCGGTGGAGGAGTGGCTGGCGGGTGGCGGCCGGCGGACGATGACGGTGCTCCTCCCCACCTCGGGCGCGGTGACGCGGGTGGAGATCGACCCGCGCCGGCGCTTCCCCGACGCCGACCGCGCGAACAACGTCTGGACGCCGCCCGCCGCGCCGTAA